Proteins from one Cicer arietinum cultivar CDC Frontier isolate Library 1 chromosome 3, Cicar.CDCFrontier_v2.0, whole genome shotgun sequence genomic window:
- the LOC101502875 gene encoding agamous-like MADS-box protein AGL62 has translation MSRLQVYLEIKKFWFVIFFTMNIFKQKKKTTGRKKIEIKKLEKDTNKQVTFSKRRSGLFKKTSELCILCNVDAAIIVFSPADKLFCFGQPNTDTIINSYIKGTTEFEASKSIEKSIFYEEHNTEYEEAIHKLEFEKKKLEEFENLSKVWKSGDWWNDPIDEMSIDQLEQFMASIYELRRKLVDRVDDLVMMLPRLV, from the coding sequence ATGAGCCGATTGCAAGTTTAtttggaaataaaaaaattttggtttgtaatatttttcacaatgaatatttttaaacaaaagaagaaaacaactGGACGGAAGAAAATTGAGATTAAGAAGCTTGAGAAGGATACAAATAAGCAAGTGACATTCTCAAAAAGAAGATCAGGTTTATTCAAAAAAACAAGCGAACTCTGTATTTTATGCAATGTTGATGCAGCTATCATTGTATTTTCCCCCGCTGATAAACTATTTTGTTTTGGTCAACCCAACACTGACACTATCATCAACAGTTATATCAAAGGAACAACAGAGTTTGAGGCTTCAAAGTCAATAGAAAAATCTATTTTCTATGAAGAGCATAATACAGAATATGAGGAAGCAATCCATAAGTTGgaatttgaaaaaaagaaaCTTGAAGAATTTGAGAATTTGTCTAAGGTTTGGAAATCAGGAGATTGGTGGAATGACCCAATTGATGAGATGAGTATTGATCAACTTGAACAATTCATGGCCTCTATTTATGAGTTAAGGAGGAAACTAGTTGATAGGGTTGACGATCTTGTCATGATGCTCCCCAGATTGGTGTAG